The following are encoded together in the Phragmites australis chromosome 19, lpPhrAust1.1, whole genome shotgun sequence genome:
- the LOC133901032 gene encoding LRR receptor kinase SERK2-like isoform X1: protein MELLAFLIILLGCLQSFVASDFQVEVLYEMRMQLNDNRGILKDWKDNQMSPCYLGSVTCNQDNKVIEITLSSSGLTGVLSPSIAKLTTLQQLLLDGNSITGGIPQEFGNLSSLTTLKLGRNNLNGSIPDSLGRLSKLQNLDLSQNLLSGNIPSSFSNLPSLNDINLAYNNLSGEIPEQLLQVAEYNYTGNHLNCGQHLFSCEGGSTRTGGSRNSKVKVVLGSVGGAVTLLVAVVLFLLLWQRMHHRPEIYIDVSGQNDHKLEFGQIKRFSWRELQIATNNFSEQNVLGKGGFGKVYKGVLPGPDNRKVAVKRLFEVERAEGEMAFLREVELISVAAHKNILRLIGFCTTQNERLLVYPFMENLSVASRLRDIKLNEPVLDWPTRMQIARGAARGLEYLHEHCNPKIIHRDVKAANVLLDENFEAVVGDFGLAKMMDIGRNTVTTEVRGTMGHIAPEYMKRGRPSVKTDIFGYGVLLLEIVTGERALFPDIMEGAGEVMLIDQVKRWMEEGRLHDIADGNLGGVYDLEEVEKITQIALLCTHMDPDQRPEMSEVVQMLEGDFVPAERWQEWQVSELTRRQQYEMRQQCKLFSFSEESLNIQEAIELSAGR from the exons ATGGAGCTATTAGCATTTCTGATCATTTTATTGGGATGCCTACAATCTTTTGTAGCTTCTGACTTCCAAG TCGAAGTACTGTACGAAATGAGGATGCAACTCAACGACAATCGTGGTATCCTAAAAGACTGGAAGGATAATCAAATGAGCCCCTGCTATTTGGGTAGTGTTACTTGTAATCAAGACAACAAAGTTATTGAGAT AACCTTGAGCTCATCTGGGTTAACAGGAGTCTTGTCGCCCAGCATTGCAAAGCTAACAACTTTACAACAGCT GTTATTGGACGGCAACAGCATAACTGGAGGGATTCCTCAGGAGTTTGGCAACCTATCAAGTTTGACAACTCTCAAACTAGGAAGAAATAATTTAAATGGCTCGATACCTGACTCTCTTGGCCGTCTTTCAAAACTCCAAAATCT AGATCTAAGCCAAAATCTCTTAAGCGGAAATATCCCAAGCTCTTTCTCAAATCTTCCATCACTGAATGATAT TAATCTTGCATATAACAATCTTAGCGGTGAAATACCAGAACAGCTACTTCAGGTGGCTGAATACAA CTATACAGGCAACCATTTGAATTGTGGCCAACATTTATTTTCATGTGAAGGAGGCAGCACAAGGACAG GAGGATCAAGAAACTCCAAGGTCAAGGTGGTTCTTGGATCTGTTGGTGGAGCAGTCACTCTCCTTGTCGCTGTAGTTTTATTTCTGCTATTGTGGCAAAGAATGCATCATCGACCAGAAATATACATTGATGTTTCAG GTCAGAATGATCACAAACTAGAGTTTGGGCAGATAAAGCGGTTCTCATGGAGAGAGCTCCAGATTGCAACCAACAATTTCAGTGAACAAAATGTTCTTGGCAAGGGTGGTTTCGGTAAGGTGTACAAAGGAGTTCTTCCAGGTCCAGACAATAGAAAGGTTGCAGTGAAACGACTGTTTGAAGTGGAAAGAGCTGAAGGGGAAATGGCTTTCCTCAGAGAGGTTGAATTGATAAGTGTTGCTGCGCACAAGAATATATTAAGGTTGATAGGATTCTGCACGACTCAAAACGAGAGGCTATTGGTCTACCCTTTCATGGAGAATCTGAGTGTTGCTTCCCGTTTAAGAG ATATAAAGTTAAACGAACCAGTGTTGGATTGGCCAACAAGAATGCAAATCGCTCGTGGTGCTGCCCGTGGTTTGGAATACCTTCATGAGCACTGCAATCCCAAGATCATCCACCGTGATGTCAAAGCTGCCAACGTCCTGCTTGATGAGAACTTTGAAGCAGTGGTAGGAGACTTCGGGTTGGCGAAGATGATGGACATAGGGAGGAATACAGTCACGACCGAGGTTCGTGGTACAATGGGCCACATAGCTCCTGAATACATGAAGAGAGGTAGGCCATCAGTGAAGACAGATATCTTTGGATATGGTGTCCTGCTGTTAGAGATTGTGACAGGAGAGCGAGCACTCTTCCCTGACATTATGGAAGGAGCAGGCGAGGTCATGCTCATCGACCAG GTCAAACGATGGATGGAAGAAGGGCGGCTGCACGACATTGCAGACGGCAACCTAGGTGGTGTATACGACCTTGAAGAGGTGGAGAAGATTACCCAGATAGCGCTCCTCTGCACCCACATGGATCCTGATCAACGCCCTGAAATGTCAGAGGTTGTGCAGATGCTGGAAGGAGACTTTGTCCCGGCTGAGCGGTGGCAGGAGTGGCAGGTGTCTGAGCTCACCCGGAGACAGCAGTATGAGATGAGGCAGCAATGCAAGCTCTTCAGCTTCAGTGAGGAGTCTCTCAACATCCAGGAAGCCATTGAACTGTCTGCTGGCAGATGA
- the LOC133901032 gene encoding LRR receptor kinase SERK2-like isoform X2, with amino-acid sequence MRMQLNDNRGILKDWKDNQMSPCYLGSVTCNQDNKVIEITLSSSGLTGVLSPSIAKLTTLQQLLLDGNSITGGIPQEFGNLSSLTTLKLGRNNLNGSIPDSLGRLSKLQNLDLSQNLLSGNIPSSFSNLPSLNDINLAYNNLSGEIPEQLLQVAEYNYTGNHLNCGQHLFSCEGGSTRTGGSRNSKVKVVLGSVGGAVTLLVAVVLFLLLWQRMHHRPEIYIDVSGQNDHKLEFGQIKRFSWRELQIATNNFSEQNVLGKGGFGKVYKGVLPGPDNRKVAVKRLFEVERAEGEMAFLREVELISVAAHKNILRLIGFCTTQNERLLVYPFMENLSVASRLRDIKLNEPVLDWPTRMQIARGAARGLEYLHEHCNPKIIHRDVKAANVLLDENFEAVVGDFGLAKMMDIGRNTVTTEVRGTMGHIAPEYMKRGRPSVKTDIFGYGVLLLEIVTGERALFPDIMEGAGEVMLIDQVKRWMEEGRLHDIADGNLGGVYDLEEVEKITQIALLCTHMDPDQRPEMSEVVQMLEGDFVPAERWQEWQVSELTRRQQYEMRQQCKLFSFSEESLNIQEAIELSAGR; translated from the exons ATGAGGATGCAACTCAACGACAATCGTGGTATCCTAAAAGACTGGAAGGATAATCAAATGAGCCCCTGCTATTTGGGTAGTGTTACTTGTAATCAAGACAACAAAGTTATTGAGAT AACCTTGAGCTCATCTGGGTTAACAGGAGTCTTGTCGCCCAGCATTGCAAAGCTAACAACTTTACAACAGCT GTTATTGGACGGCAACAGCATAACTGGAGGGATTCCTCAGGAGTTTGGCAACCTATCAAGTTTGACAACTCTCAAACTAGGAAGAAATAATTTAAATGGCTCGATACCTGACTCTCTTGGCCGTCTTTCAAAACTCCAAAATCT AGATCTAAGCCAAAATCTCTTAAGCGGAAATATCCCAAGCTCTTTCTCAAATCTTCCATCACTGAATGATAT TAATCTTGCATATAACAATCTTAGCGGTGAAATACCAGAACAGCTACTTCAGGTGGCTGAATACAA CTATACAGGCAACCATTTGAATTGTGGCCAACATTTATTTTCATGTGAAGGAGGCAGCACAAGGACAG GAGGATCAAGAAACTCCAAGGTCAAGGTGGTTCTTGGATCTGTTGGTGGAGCAGTCACTCTCCTTGTCGCTGTAGTTTTATTTCTGCTATTGTGGCAAAGAATGCATCATCGACCAGAAATATACATTGATGTTTCAG GTCAGAATGATCACAAACTAGAGTTTGGGCAGATAAAGCGGTTCTCATGGAGAGAGCTCCAGATTGCAACCAACAATTTCAGTGAACAAAATGTTCTTGGCAAGGGTGGTTTCGGTAAGGTGTACAAAGGAGTTCTTCCAGGTCCAGACAATAGAAAGGTTGCAGTGAAACGACTGTTTGAAGTGGAAAGAGCTGAAGGGGAAATGGCTTTCCTCAGAGAGGTTGAATTGATAAGTGTTGCTGCGCACAAGAATATATTAAGGTTGATAGGATTCTGCACGACTCAAAACGAGAGGCTATTGGTCTACCCTTTCATGGAGAATCTGAGTGTTGCTTCCCGTTTAAGAG ATATAAAGTTAAACGAACCAGTGTTGGATTGGCCAACAAGAATGCAAATCGCTCGTGGTGCTGCCCGTGGTTTGGAATACCTTCATGAGCACTGCAATCCCAAGATCATCCACCGTGATGTCAAAGCTGCCAACGTCCTGCTTGATGAGAACTTTGAAGCAGTGGTAGGAGACTTCGGGTTGGCGAAGATGATGGACATAGGGAGGAATACAGTCACGACCGAGGTTCGTGGTACAATGGGCCACATAGCTCCTGAATACATGAAGAGAGGTAGGCCATCAGTGAAGACAGATATCTTTGGATATGGTGTCCTGCTGTTAGAGATTGTGACAGGAGAGCGAGCACTCTTCCCTGACATTATGGAAGGAGCAGGCGAGGTCATGCTCATCGACCAG GTCAAACGATGGATGGAAGAAGGGCGGCTGCACGACATTGCAGACGGCAACCTAGGTGGTGTATACGACCTTGAAGAGGTGGAGAAGATTACCCAGATAGCGCTCCTCTGCACCCACATGGATCCTGATCAACGCCCTGAAATGTCAGAGGTTGTGCAGATGCTGGAAGGAGACTTTGTCCCGGCTGAGCGGTGGCAGGAGTGGCAGGTGTCTGAGCTCACCCGGAGACAGCAGTATGAGATGAGGCAGCAATGCAAGCTCTTCAGCTTCAGTGAGGAGTCTCTCAACATCCAGGAAGCCATTGAACTGTCTGCTGGCAGATGA
- the LOC133900654 gene encoding eukaryotic translation initiation factor 3 subunit I-like produces the protein MRPILMKGHERPLTFLRYNRDGDLLFSCAKDHTPTVWYADNGDRLGTYRGHNGAVWSCDVSRDSGLLITGSADQTAKLWEVRTGRELFSFRFDAPARSVEFAIGDALAVVTTDSFMDHVPTVQIKRIAEDIEDQTEESALVITGIKGRINRAVWGPLNSTIITAGEDATIRIWDSETGKLLKESDKESGHQKTISSLSKSSDWSHFITGSLDKSAKLWDSRTLTLIKTYVTERPVNAVDISPAHDTVVLGGGQDAMNVTMTDRRAGKFEAKFYHKILQGEIGGVKGHFGPINALAFNPDGRSFSSGGEDGYVRLHHFDSDYFNIKI, from the exons ATGAGGCCGATCCTGATGAAGGGCCACGAGCGCCCGCTCACGTTCCTCCGCTACAACCGCGACGGCGACCTCCTCTTCTCCTGCGCCAAGGACCACACCCCGACCGTCTGGTACGCCGACAACGGCGACCGCCTCGGCACCTACCGCGGACACAACGGCGCCGTCTGGTCATGCGACGTCTCCCGCGACTCCGGCCTCCTCATCACGGGCTCCGCCGACCAGACCGCCAAGCTCTGGGAGGTGCGGACCGGTCGGGAGCTCTTCAGCTTCCGGTTTGACGCGCCCGCGAGGTCTGTCGAGTTCGCCATCGGGGACGCGCTCGCCGTTGTCACCACCGACAGCTTCATGGACCACGTGCCCACCGTGCAGATCAAGCGCATCGCCGAGGACATCGAGGACC AGACGGAGGAGTCGGCGCTCGTCATCACCGGCATCAAGGGGAGGATCAACAGGGCCGTTTGGGGGCCTCTGAACAGTACCATCATCACCGCCGGCGAGGACGCCACCATTCGCATCTGGGATTCGGAG ACCGGAAAACTGCTGAAAGAGTCAGATAAGGAATCTGGACATCAGAAGACAATTTCATCACTGTCAAAATCCTCAGATTGGTCTCATTTCATTACAGGCTCCTTGGATAAATCTGCCAAG CTATGGGATTCAAGAACGCTTACCCTGATCAAGACATATGTCACGGAGCGACCTGTTAATGCTGTTGACATCTCTCCTGCTCATGACACT GTGGTTCTAGGAGGTGGTCAGGATGCGATGAATGTGACTATGACGGACCGCCGTGCTGGTAAATTTGAGGCTAAATTCTATCACAAG ATTTTGCAAGGGGAAATTGGTGGCGTTAAAGGACACTTTGGACCAATTAATGCATTGGCATTTAATCCCGATGGGCGGAG CTTTTCGAGTGGTGGCGAAGATGGATATGTAAGGCTGCACCATTTTGATTCCGACTACTTCAACATCAAGATTTAG